From one Trueperella pyogenes genomic stretch:
- a CDS encoding helix-turn-helix transcriptional regulator: MKEEDVIYNRIALLRTDRGVSRRELAQAMGVHYQTIGYLERGEYAPSLHLALRIAQYFDLPLERVFSLKEFPPLS; the protein is encoded by the coding sequence ATGAAGGAAGAAGACGTCATTTATAACCGCATTGCGTTGCTGCGCACTGACCGTGGCGTGTCTCGCCGTGAGCTGGCACAGGCGATGGGTGTTCACTATCAGACCATCGGTTATCTCGAACGCGGCGAATATGCGCCATCACTCCACCTCGCCCTGCGCATTGCCCAATATTTCGACCTGCCACTGGAGCGGGTATTTTCTCTCAAGGAATTCCCGCCACTGTCCTAG
- a CDS encoding ABC transporter permease, with protein MKHFAQAVKIQAVADVRTQILGISALNILIVPTIWVILGRWMSGTVEGFGVTAGHFLIAGSLVGFSAMIAYQIAAETFNEYRAGTLLRVRTLPQGVKIWTTAKLLTAAIVTLVTQLFIFIATILFIPGFELTWAKVGLLIPCLLLTLLASAPLGFIMGAFTRSTVASLIGMIAFMGLMIASGIFFPIDILPGWVQGISKCLPIYHGGVLSRWVFIETPEPVLISTIVLAVWFIVGIVAARKVITMSFSKVSLGEIARAQQELKSALGM; from the coding sequence ATGAAACACTTTGCGCAGGCAGTAAAAATCCAGGCAGTGGCAGACGTGCGCACACAAATTCTCGGGATCTCTGCCCTTAACATCCTGATCGTGCCGACAATATGGGTAATACTCGGACGTTGGATGTCGGGCACAGTGGAGGGCTTCGGCGTGACGGCCGGGCACTTCCTCATTGCCGGCTCGCTTGTCGGTTTCTCGGCGATGATCGCCTACCAGATTGCGGCCGAGACGTTCAATGAGTACAGGGCGGGCACCCTGCTCCGAGTACGCACACTCCCCCAGGGCGTAAAGATTTGGACGACTGCGAAGTTGCTCACCGCCGCGATCGTCACTCTCGTCACCCAACTCTTTATTTTCATTGCCACCATTCTCTTTATCCCCGGATTCGAACTGACATGGGCGAAGGTGGGACTGTTAATCCCTTGCCTCCTGCTCACGCTGCTCGCATCGGCACCGCTGGGCTTCATCATGGGTGCCTTCACGCGTTCCACCGTCGCATCGCTGATCGGCATGATCGCCTTTATGGGACTCATGATCGCATCGGGCATCTTCTTCCCTATCGATATCCTGCCGGGCTGGGTTCAGGGGATCTCGAAGTGCCTGCCGATATACCACGGCGGCGTCCTCTCGCGCTGGGTGTTTATTGAAACGCCCGAGCCCGTGCTGATCTCAACCATTGTCCTCGCGGTATGGTTTATTGTTGGCATAGTTGCTGCACGCAAGGTGATCACGATGAGTTTCAGTAAGGTCAGCCTTGGCGAAATCGCGCGTGCTCAGCAAGAACTCAAGAGCGCCCTGGGAATGTAA
- a CDS encoding ABC transporter ATP-binding protein has translation MLTVSDVHFAYGQNKVLKGVCLHLDAGEILAVLGPNGAGKTTLLEIILGTYTPASGTVALFDSGASWTRIGLVQQQWTDHQKWRVIDQLSWVEQAFKAAKRPTLDVDTLLAQVGLTDKKYARLGKLSGGQRRRVDFATALIGSPDLLVLDEPTSGLDPAGKLELHDLIAHAADHGTGVLLTTHDLAEAEKLATRIAVINDGVVAAYGTATQLRETYVRPAEVTWIEDGVHHIHATENVEQFISTLDLTAITGLTVTRPSLEDAYLDLVGHGRGED, from the coding sequence ATGCTCACGGTGTCCGACGTCCACTTTGCCTACGGTCAAAATAAGGTCTTGAAAGGTGTTTGCCTTCACCTCGACGCCGGCGAAATCCTCGCCGTGCTCGGCCCCAACGGCGCGGGCAAGACCACCCTCTTGGAGATCATCCTCGGCACCTACACCCCGGCGTCGGGAACTGTGGCCCTCTTTGACAGCGGAGCATCTTGGACGCGCATCGGCCTTGTCCAGCAGCAGTGGACCGACCACCAAAAATGGCGCGTCATCGATCAACTCTCCTGGGTCGAGCAAGCGTTTAAAGCGGCCAAACGTCCGACCCTCGATGTCGATACCCTTCTTGCGCAAGTCGGTCTTACGGATAAAAAGTACGCTCGGCTCGGCAAGCTATCCGGAGGCCAGCGGCGTCGCGTTGATTTTGCAACGGCACTCATCGGTTCCCCAGATCTACTAGTCCTCGATGAACCCACATCTGGCCTTGACCCCGCCGGCAAACTCGAACTCCATGATCTCATCGCTCACGCAGCCGACCACGGCACCGGAGTACTCCTCACCACACACGACCTCGCAGAGGCCGAAAAACTCGCCACGCGGATCGCGGTCATTAACGACGGCGTCGTTGCAGCTTACGGCACGGCCACTCAGTTGCGCGAGACATATGTGCGGCCAGCGGAAGTGACCTGGATTGAAGACGGGGTTCATCATATCCACGCGACTGAGAATGTGGAGCAGTTCATTTCCACCCTCGACCTGACCGCGATCACCGGACTGACGGTTACGCGGCCTAGTCTCGAAGACGCTTACCTTGACCTCGTCGGTCACGGCCGTGGTGAGGACTGA
- the tyrS gene encoding tyrosine--tRNA ligase, translated as MTDVLDELQWRGLIAQTSDFDELRKALCAGPVTFYCGFDPTAASLHHGHLVAVKVMRHLQMAGHNPLVLVGGATGLIGDPRAKGERQLNTKDVVAGWAEALRGQLETLLDFDGEHAATTVNNLDWTNELSAIDFLRDLGKYFRMGTMLSKDIVKRRLESEEGLSYTEFSYQILQANDYLQLYRRYGCTLEVGGDDQWGNLVGGLDLIRKTEGQSVHVLTNPLITKADGTKFGKTEGGAVWLNPQMLSPYKFYQFWLNTADEDVVRMLKVFTFLDRARIEELEQAVTARPQAREAQRVLAEEVTTWVHGAEATERAKRASLVLFGKAEPAGLDEQTLRDATAELPSGKASVNDAVVDVLVSLGLEKGTGAARRTIAGGGLYINNVKIDDPERVIEEGDVLPGSIVLLRKGKKNMTAIHI; from the coding sequence GTGACGGACGTCCTTGATGAACTGCAGTGGCGTGGGCTAATCGCCCAAACTTCCGACTTCGACGAGCTGCGTAAAGCACTCTGCGCTGGTCCGGTCACGTTCTATTGCGGCTTCGACCCTACCGCCGCGTCTTTGCATCACGGGCATCTGGTGGCTGTCAAGGTCATGCGCCACTTGCAAATGGCAGGCCATAATCCGCTCGTCCTCGTGGGTGGTGCAACGGGCCTTATTGGCGATCCGCGCGCCAAGGGAGAGCGTCAGCTCAATACTAAAGACGTCGTCGCCGGTTGGGCCGAGGCTCTGCGCGGTCAGCTCGAAACCTTGCTCGACTTTGACGGAGAGCACGCGGCGACCACAGTCAATAATCTCGATTGGACAAACGAATTATCGGCCATCGACTTCCTGCGTGATCTCGGTAAATACTTCCGTATGGGCACCATGCTCAGTAAGGACATCGTCAAGCGCCGCCTCGAATCGGAAGAGGGGCTGTCCTACACGGAGTTCTCCTACCAAATCCTTCAAGCCAACGACTACCTCCAGCTCTACCGCCGCTACGGTTGCACGCTTGAAGTGGGCGGCGATGACCAGTGGGGCAATCTCGTCGGTGGCCTCGATCTTATCCGTAAGACGGAGGGCCAGTCCGTACACGTGCTGACCAACCCGCTTATCACCAAGGCTGATGGCACAAAGTTTGGAAAGACTGAGGGGGGTGCCGTCTGGCTCAATCCGCAGATGCTGAGCCCGTACAAGTTCTACCAGTTCTGGCTCAACACCGCCGACGAAGATGTCGTTCGCATGCTTAAAGTCTTCACCTTCCTTGATCGAGCGCGGATCGAGGAGCTTGAGCAGGCCGTAACCGCGCGGCCGCAGGCGCGCGAAGCGCAACGTGTCCTTGCAGAAGAAGTTACTACCTGGGTTCACGGCGCGGAGGCGACCGAGCGTGCGAAGAGGGCTTCGCTTGTCCTCTTCGGGAAGGCTGAGCCAGCGGGCCTGGATGAGCAGACGCTGCGCGATGCCACCGCCGAGTTGCCGTCAGGCAAGGCGAGCGTGAACGACGCCGTCGTCGACGTTCTCGTCTCGCTCGGCTTGGAAAAGGGCACGGGCGCTGCCCGCAGGACAATTGCGGGCGGGGGCCTATACATTAACAACGTCAAGATTGACGATCCGGAGCGCGTGATCGAGGAGGGCGATGTATTGCCTGGTTCAATTGTGTTGTTGCGCAAGGGAAAGAAGAACATGACAGCGATTCACATCTAG
- a CDS encoding metal ABC transporter substrate-binding protein, producing MTVKRLVALISAGALALSISACAQVSSKPAESTTTATGKDKLVVVATTGYLGDAVANIAPQAELTVLVGPGGDPHTQELTTSDTEKIGKADLVVWTSHDMEHKMMDQLDKLGDRQLAAGEAIPESQLLPWEEDGKIEGHDPHVWNDPVAWQLVVTATAEKLAKIDPANADTYKANAKKYNEKIQAVHVKAKEEFAKIPKERRVLVTGHDAFNYLGRTYDLEIHATDFVSSESEMSPVQINELAQLVAKKKVPVIFADNLKNPEVIKHLREAVAAAGWNVKIADTELFADTLGTEAPVDTYVGAFKHNVEAIVAGLK from the coding sequence ATGACCGTTAAACGACTCGTCGCCCTCATTTCTGCCGGCGCGCTGGCTTTGTCTATTTCAGCCTGTGCACAGGTTTCCTCTAAGCCTGCCGAATCCACGACTACGGCTACTGGGAAAGACAAGCTCGTCGTCGTCGCTACCACGGGATATCTCGGCGATGCCGTGGCTAACATTGCTCCGCAAGCCGAACTCACCGTTCTCGTCGGCCCTGGCGGAGATCCGCATACTCAAGAGTTGACCACCTCCGATACCGAAAAGATCGGCAAAGCTGATCTCGTGGTCTGGACGAGCCACGACATGGAGCACAAGATGATGGATCAGCTCGATAAGCTGGGCGATCGCCAGCTCGCCGCAGGCGAGGCAATCCCCGAATCACAACTGCTGCCGTGGGAAGAGGATGGCAAGATCGAAGGCCACGATCCGCACGTGTGGAACGATCCGGTTGCCTGGCAGCTCGTCGTCACTGCGACTGCCGAGAAGCTCGCCAAGATTGACCCGGCCAATGCCGACACCTACAAGGCAAACGCGAAGAAATACAACGAAAAGATCCAGGCTGTTCACGTCAAGGCCAAGGAAGAGTTCGCGAAGATCCCTAAAGAAAGGCGCGTTCTCGTCACTGGTCACGATGCCTTCAACTACCTCGGCCGAACCTACGACCTTGAAATCCATGCCACCGACTTCGTCTCCTCAGAGTCCGAGATGTCGCCTGTGCAGATCAACGAACTTGCCCAGCTGGTAGCCAAAAAGAAGGTGCCAGTGATCTTTGCAGACAACCTGAAGAATCCTGAGGTCATTAAGCACCTGCGTGAGGCTGTGGCGGCAGCTGGCTGGAATGTCAAGATCGCAGACACGGAGCTCTTTGCTGACACGCTCGGCACCGAGGCTCCGGTCGACACCTACGTTGGTGCCTTCAAGCACAACGTCGAAGCGATCGTTGCCGGCCTGAAGTAA
- a CDS encoding metal ABC transporter ATP-binding protein, producing the protein MHSFEVTSLSAAYRDRVVLREASLSIDAGQIMAILGPNGAGKSTLMKTALGLVPPLAGSVTFFGGPLSAARHRVGYMPQVAAVDWDFPATVADVVLMGTYGRLGWLRRPGRVERARAHEAMERLSIADLAGQHISELSGGQKQRTFLARTLAGQPDLLLLDEPFAGVDIASARTITDVLRELAGEGRAIGVVHHDLATVSDFCTHATLLREGRVEATGPLAEAFTPTTIHRAYGLEDVLG; encoded by the coding sequence ATGCACAGTTTTGAGGTGACCTCGCTCAGCGCGGCCTACCGGGATCGCGTCGTACTACGCGAGGCGAGCCTGAGTATCGATGCAGGCCAGATCATGGCCATCCTCGGGCCAAACGGCGCAGGTAAATCAACACTGATGAAGACCGCACTTGGCCTTGTTCCTCCGCTGGCTGGATCCGTGACATTCTTTGGCGGGCCGCTCTCAGCGGCCCGCCACCGCGTAGGCTACATGCCACAAGTAGCGGCAGTCGATTGGGACTTTCCCGCAACGGTTGCCGACGTCGTCCTCATGGGCACTTACGGCAGGCTCGGCTGGTTACGCCGACCCGGCCGCGTCGAACGCGCACGCGCCCACGAAGCTATGGAACGCCTGTCGATTGCGGACCTTGCTGGTCAGCACATCTCTGAGCTTTCCGGCGGTCAAAAGCAGCGCACCTTCCTCGCGCGAACTCTTGCAGGGCAACCAGATCTCTTACTACTTGACGAACCCTTTGCCGGAGTCGATATCGCCTCCGCGCGAACAATCACTGACGTGCTGCGGGAGCTCGCGGGCGAGGGACGGGCGATCGGCGTCGTTCACCATGACCTCGCGACGGTATCGGACTTTTGCACACACGCCACGCTCCTGCGTGAAGGCCGAGTAGAAGCGACTGGCCCGTTGGCGGAAGCTTTCACGCCTACCACAATCCATAGGGCATACGGTCTCGAGGACGTGCTCGGATGA
- a CDS encoding metal ABC transporter permease, whose product MTLAEFFGTYAFRTTAIGTLLIGAFAGGLGSILYLRKQSLASDVVGHSSLLGVVLAFIAASLIGWDGRSILTLTIGGTIAAILALFLTNAIAHRTRVGIDAAMAISMAIFYGGGMVILYLINHSKLPNRGGIDSYLFGNAATMRQVDVITVLIFGILASLTLVAFWKEIQLYCFDDVAANVLGFAPRRVGALVIATTTVAIVMGIKAVGMILVVAFAIMPPAAARQFTTSMAGLVTGAAAIGGISGLIGAYISVSVGRVPTGPIVVLILFAIFIISLVLSPRRYRGRRSLKEAPEAEKMSIAGDAV is encoded by the coding sequence ATGACGCTCGCCGAATTCTTTGGAACCTACGCTTTCCGTACCACTGCAATCGGTACTCTCCTCATCGGCGCGTTCGCAGGTGGGCTAGGATCGATTTTGTACCTGCGCAAGCAATCGCTTGCTTCCGACGTCGTTGGGCATTCTTCGCTACTGGGAGTCGTACTGGCTTTCATCGCTGCGAGTCTGATCGGCTGGGACGGGCGATCCATCCTTACACTCACCATCGGCGGCACGATCGCTGCCATCTTGGCTCTTTTTCTTACAAACGCGATCGCGCACCGCACTCGAGTCGGAATCGACGCCGCTATGGCCATCTCGATGGCTATCTTCTACGGCGGTGGCATGGTCATCCTCTATCTCATTAACCACTCCAAGCTGCCCAATCGCGGCGGGATCGACTCCTACCTGTTCGGTAATGCGGCCACCATGCGGCAAGTCGACGTCATCACAGTCCTGATATTTGGCATACTCGCTAGCTTGACGCTGGTCGCATTCTGGAAGGAAATCCAGCTTTACTGCTTCGACGACGTCGCAGCAAATGTCTTGGGTTTCGCCCCGCGGCGCGTCGGGGCTCTGGTCATTGCCACGACCACGGTTGCCATCGTCATGGGTATTAAGGCGGTAGGTATGATCCTCGTGGTCGCCTTCGCCATCATGCCCCCTGCCGCAGCCCGTCAATTTACGACGTCGATGGCAGGACTAGTCACAGGCGCCGCGGCAATCGGCGGAATATCGGGCTTAATCGGCGCATACATTTCGGTCTCGGTCGGGCGCGTTCCGACCGGACCTATCGTCGTGCTTATTCTCTTTGCCATTTTTATTATCTCGCTCGTATTGTCCCCACGCCGGTACAGAGGGCGTCGATCCCTTAAGGAAGCACCGGAGGCAGAGAAGATGTCGATAGCGGGGGATGCCGTATGA
- a CDS encoding metal ABC transporter permease: MSFIVAVMLLTVTTAVACALPGTFLVLRGQSMLVDGLSHAVLPGIVIGAIISGSAHSPLMTIIATLCGLVVVIGADKLKRTGLLTGDANQGVIFPALFALGVLLLSTSLAGVHICANTVLVGDLNLMALETEHLVWAGLDFGPRMMWVLIGVVALNAAFMVVTYRVLQSATFDRDFAKVSGMPVKIVDITFMILVALTVVTAFNVAGAILVIALMVVPAATAVLFSRSLISVIVNSLVIAVVSGLTGFLVAWYADVPTTPMMAFVDGFIFCAVMVVEVFYRKAIRAGRSRGAEEKSAEMSQFLAVTRDTAKKIDVGDLRA; the protein is encoded by the coding sequence ATGAGTTTCATCGTTGCAGTTATGCTCCTGACGGTTACGACGGCGGTGGCATGCGCTCTGCCAGGTACGTTCCTCGTCCTGCGCGGGCAGTCGATGCTTGTTGATGGACTTTCACACGCAGTCTTGCCGGGCATTGTAATCGGCGCAATCATCTCAGGGAGTGCTCATTCTCCACTCATGACGATCATTGCCACCTTGTGCGGGCTCGTCGTCGTTATCGGTGCCGACAAGCTTAAGCGCACAGGTCTGCTCACCGGTGACGCGAACCAGGGCGTGATTTTCCCAGCTCTCTTTGCTTTGGGAGTGCTGCTTCTGTCTACGAGTCTCGCTGGCGTCCACATTTGCGCGAACACGGTTCTTGTGGGCGACCTCAACCTGATGGCTCTGGAGACAGAGCACCTGGTCTGGGCTGGCCTGGATTTTGGTCCGCGGATGATGTGGGTGCTCATCGGCGTCGTGGCATTGAATGCAGCGTTCATGGTGGTGACGTATCGAGTTTTGCAATCGGCGACTTTCGACCGCGATTTTGCCAAGGTGTCTGGGATGCCGGTAAAAATCGTCGATATAACTTTTATGATCCTAGTCGCGCTGACCGTGGTCACGGCCTTTAACGTGGCAGGCGCGATTCTGGTTATAGCGCTCATGGTCGTCCCGGCGGCTACAGCTGTCCTCTTTTCACGGAGCCTGATCAGTGTGATCGTGAACTCCCTCGTGATTGCAGTTGTGTCCGGTCTGACGGGCTTCCTCGTCGCATGGTATGCCGATGTGCCGACGACGCCGATGATGGCCTTCGTGGACGGCTTCATCTTCTGCGCTGTGATGGTGGTGGAAGTTTTCTACCGGAAGGCGATTCGGGCGGGACGCTCGCGCGGTGCCGAGGAGAAAAGCGCGGAAATGAGCCAGTTTCTCGCTGTGACGAGGGACACCGCCAAGAAAATTGACGTCGGCGATCTTCGTGCGTAA